The following are encoded together in the Roseobacter denitrificans OCh 114 genome:
- a CDS encoding NAD(P)/FAD-dependent oxidoreductase, translating into MKVVIVGAGIIGALSAFHLARRGADVTVIEAGQPANAASGASFGWINASFFHDRNHFDLRFAAMSAHRRLADILASRATVWQGCLSWEDDAGIAAQYDMLKSYGYAVSILEQKEIAALEPSIAAPPRALHMHREGAVDLATLAHDALTAATALGARVIAGVAVTRLEHKGEHVQGVRWSGGTIPADAVLLATGVATQGLLADVGQSLPMLTRPALIVRSAPIALVISHILVTPGQEVRQDTSGRILAPTSASHQSDSAEAIDENPQVLADRAVARVSDLLGQSLTWEQVTLAHRPVPQDGLPVVGASDLAGLYVSTMHSGATLAPLVSEIAAKEVLAQALSNEEASLIAPYRPQRFTA; encoded by the coding sequence GTGAAAGTCGTTATCGTCGGGGCAGGCATCATCGGCGCGCTGAGCGCCTTCCACCTTGCGCGGCGCGGCGCGGATGTCACGGTGATCGAGGCGGGGCAACCGGCGAATGCCGCCTCCGGGGCTTCTTTCGGGTGGATCAACGCCAGTTTCTTCCATGACCGCAACCATTTCGATCTGCGCTTTGCGGCCATGTCCGCGCATCGGCGTCTGGCGGATATCCTCGCCTCACGGGCTACGGTCTGGCAGGGCTGCCTGTCCTGGGAAGACGACGCGGGCATCGCGGCTCAGTATGATATGCTCAAAAGCTATGGCTATGCGGTGTCGATCCTTGAACAGAAAGAAATCGCGGCGTTGGAGCCGTCTATCGCCGCTCCCCCACGCGCCTTGCATATGCACCGCGAAGGCGCAGTGGATCTGGCGACACTTGCCCATGACGCTCTGACAGCGGCCACAGCGCTTGGCGCGCGCGTCATCGCCGGCGTTGCCGTCACGAGGCTTGAGCACAAGGGCGAGCATGTGCAGGGCGTGCGTTGGTCAGGGGGCACGATCCCCGCTGACGCGGTTCTTTTGGCGACGGGCGTGGCGACGCAGGGCTTGTTGGCGGATGTGGGGCAGTCCTTGCCGATGCTGACGCGTCCGGCACTTATTGTCAGGTCCGCGCCGATCGCGCTGGTCATTTCGCATATTCTGGTCACGCCGGGGCAGGAGGTGCGTCAGGATACGTCCGGGCGGATACTGGCACCTACCTCGGCGTCGCATCAAAGCGACAGTGCCGAAGCGATTGATGAAAACCCGCAAGTGCTCGCCGACCGGGCGGTCGCGCGGGTATCTGACCTGCTGGGTCAGTCGCTGACGTGGGAGCAGGTCACGCTGGCGCATCGCCCCGTGCCTCAGGACGGGCTGCCGGTGGTCGGGGCAAGTGATTTGGCGGGCCTTTACGTCAGCACGATGCACTCCGGCGCGACACTTGCGCCTCTGGTGTCTGAAATCGCGGCGAAAGAGGTCTTGGCGCAGGCGCTCAGCAATGAAGAAGCCTCGCTGATTGCACCCTACAGGCCGCAGCGCTTTACAGCTTGA
- a CDS encoding anhydro-N-acetylmuramic acid kinase — protein MESAIAKTGPITALGAMSGTSLDGVDAAIVVTDGVAIDGFGASAYEPYSDAQRAVLAKALGQWQGADVEAATGVIEQVHRTVLARFQQARLIGFHGQTLAHAPHTQGTLQVGDGAWLATALDRPVIWDFRTRDVEMGGEGAPLAPFFHFACAKYIGATQPLAFLNLGGVGNLTYVDPSFARPEEVGALLAFDTGPANAPVNDLVQARLGLAYDRDGQVAREGTVCQRVLERALTAPYFARIPPKSLDRNDFSQIVDLVDTLPDADAVATLTALSAAAVSQGVRHCPQVPQQVLVTGGGRKNPVLMEMLQSMLACPVKPVEDVGLDGDMLEAQAFAYLGVRVARGLPTSCPGTTGVRAPVGGGRISYPGTAAMAAQTG, from the coding sequence TTGGAAAGCGCCATCGCAAAAACGGGACCGATCACTGCGCTGGGGGCGATGAGTGGCACATCGCTCGACGGTGTGGATGCCGCGATCGTTGTCACGGATGGTGTGGCGATAGATGGTTTCGGCGCGTCAGCCTATGAACCCTATAGCGACGCCCAACGCGCGGTCCTGGCCAAAGCGCTGGGTCAATGGCAAGGCGCTGATGTCGAGGCTGCGACAGGGGTGATCGAACAGGTGCACCGCACCGTCCTCGCGCGGTTTCAGCAGGCGCGGTTGATCGGCTTTCACGGCCAGACTCTGGCACATGCCCCCCACACCCAAGGCACCTTGCAGGTGGGCGACGGGGCGTGGCTTGCAACCGCTTTGGATCGGCCCGTGATCTGGGATTTCCGCACCAGGGATGTGGAAATGGGCGGAGAGGGCGCGCCGCTCGCCCCGTTTTTCCATTTCGCCTGTGCGAAGTACATCGGTGCGACGCAGCCGCTCGCGTTTCTGAACCTCGGCGGGGTGGGCAATCTGACCTATGTCGATCCGTCCTTTGCGCGCCCCGAAGAGGTTGGCGCACTGCTGGCCTTTGATACCGGCCCGGCGAATGCGCCCGTGAATGATCTGGTGCAGGCGCGCCTTGGGCTGGCCTATGACCGGGACGGGCAGGTCGCGCGCGAGGGCACTGTTTGTCAACGCGTGCTTGAGCGGGCTCTGACGGCGCCTTACTTTGCGCGTATCCCGCCCAAATCACTGGACAGGAATGACTTTTCCCAGATCGTCGATCTGGTCGACACCTTGCCGGACGCAGATGCTGTGGCCACTTTGACGGCCCTGTCAGCGGCAGCCGTATCGCAGGGGGTGCGTCACTGCCCGCAAGTGCCGCAACAGGTTCTGGTGACGGGGGGTGGGCGCAAGAACCCTGTCTTGATGGAGATGTTGCAGAGCATGCTCGCATGCCCGGTCAAGCCGGTGGAAGACGTCGGCCTTGATGGCGACATGCTTGAGGCGCAGGCGTTTGCCTATCTTGGCGTGCGTGTGGCGCGCGGTCTGCCCACATCCTGTCCGGGCACGACTGGGGTGCGGGCACCGGTCGGGGGCGGGCGGATCAGCTATCCGGGCACCGCCGCCATGGCTGCGCAAACCGGCTAG
- the tyrS gene encoding tyrosine--tRNA ligase, producing the protein MTYIPKSDFMAVMMARGFMADCTDYQGLDEALLKGVQPAYIGFDATAKSLHVGSLIQIMMLRWFQKTGHKPLTLMGGGTTKVGDPSFRADERPLLGPEAIDDNIAGIKQVFSAYIDYSDAPTGALMLNNAEWLDNLNYLDFLRDIGRHFSINRMLSFESVKSRLDREQSLSFLEFNYMILQAYDFMELYRRYGCILQLGGSDQWGNIVNGIDLTRRVIDGEVYGLTSPLLTTSDGKKMGKSQSGAVWLNADMFSPYEFWQFWRNTTDADVGRFLKLYTELPLDECERLGALAGSEINAAKITLANEVTTLLHGAEAAATAAQTARDVFEKGGVGDDLPTLTLSAEDVAQGISIVQLIVKSGLANSGKEAKRLIAENGAKMDDAPLTNAGLMIDAAALQSPIKLSAGKKRHAMVQLG; encoded by the coding sequence ATGACCTACATCCCGAAATCCGATTTCATGGCAGTGATGATGGCGCGCGGCTTCATGGCCGATTGCACCGATTATCAAGGGCTGGATGAAGCCCTGCTGAAGGGTGTTCAACCTGCCTACATCGGTTTTGATGCGACGGCCAAATCCCTGCATGTGGGATCGCTGATCCAGATCATGATGCTGCGCTGGTTCCAGAAAACCGGGCACAAACCGCTGACGCTCATGGGGGGTGGGACCACCAAAGTGGGCGATCCGAGTTTTCGCGCGGACGAACGCCCGCTGTTGGGGCCAGAGGCGATTGACGACAACATCGCCGGAATCAAACAGGTGTTCTCCGCCTATATTGATTATTCGGATGCGCCCACCGGGGCCTTGATGCTGAACAATGCCGAATGGCTGGACAATCTCAACTACCTCGACTTCCTGCGCGACATCGGGCGGCATTTCTCGATCAACCGGATGCTCAGTTTTGAGAGCGTTAAATCGCGGCTCGACCGGGAACAATCGCTGTCGTTTCTGGAATTCAACTACATGATCCTGCAGGCCTATGATTTCATGGAACTGTATCGCCGCTACGGTTGCATCCTGCAACTTGGCGGATCGGATCAATGGGGCAATATCGTCAACGGTATTGATCTGACCCGCCGTGTCATTGATGGCGAGGTCTATGGGCTGACTTCGCCCCTGCTGACGACATCGGACGGCAAGAAGATGGGTAAATCCCAATCCGGCGCGGTTTGGCTGAATGCCGATATGTTCTCCCCTTATGAATTCTGGCAGTTCTGGCGCAATACGACGGATGCGGATGTCGGGCGGTTTCTGAAACTCTATACCGAGTTGCCCTTGGATGAATGTGAGCGTCTGGGCGCGCTCGCAGGCTCCGAGATCAATGCCGCCAAGATCACGCTGGCCAACGAAGTCACAACGCTTTTGCACGGCGCAGAGGCGGCGGCGACGGCTGCACAGACCGCGCGTGACGTCTTTGAAAAAGGCGGGGTTGGGGATGACCTGCCCACCCTGACGCTAAGTGCCGAAGACGTCGCACAGGGCATTTCCATCGTTCAGCTGATCGTCAAATCGGGTCTGGCCAATTCGGGCAAGGAAGCCAAGCGTCTAATCGCGGAGAATGGTGCCAAGATGGATGATGCACCCTTGACCAACGCGGGGTTGATGATCGACGCCGCCGCGTTACAGTCACCGATCAAGCTGAGTGCTGGCAAAAAGCGTCACGCGATGGTGCAACTGGGCTAA
- a CDS encoding SDR family NAD(P)-dependent oxidoreductase, which produces MKLATTNAVITGAASGLGEATARHFAQHGAQVTLLDRDADRGQAVAREIGMHFVETDVTDEASVKAAIATAKEQMNGITAAVNCAGIVYGIKTVGRDGPHPLAPFSRTLDVNLVGTFNVARLAAEAMAENDPELDGARGVIINTASIAAFDGQKGQAAYAASKGGVVGMCLPMARDLAQVGVRVMTIAPGIFMTPMLAGLSDEIQAELAADVPCPRRLGEPAEFAQLAGFIVEAGYLNGEVIRIDGALRMR; this is translated from the coding sequence ATGAAACTCGCTACAACCAATGCGGTGATTACCGGTGCCGCCTCTGGCCTTGGCGAAGCGACGGCACGCCACTTTGCACAGCACGGCGCACAGGTGACCCTGCTGGACCGCGATGCGGACCGGGGACAGGCCGTCGCGCGTGAGATCGGTATGCATTTTGTTGAAACGGATGTGACAGATGAGGCTTCGGTCAAGGCCGCCATCGCCACCGCCAAGGAACAGATGAACGGCATCACGGCAGCGGTGAACTGTGCCGGGATCGTCTATGGAATCAAGACCGTGGGCCGGGATGGCCCCCACCCGCTTGCGCCGTTTTCGCGCACGCTCGATGTGAACCTTGTCGGGACCTTCAACGTGGCTCGGCTGGCCGCTGAGGCGATGGCCGAAAACGACCCTGAACTGGATGGCGCACGCGGTGTCATCATCAACACCGCCTCGATTGCCGCATTTGACGGGCAGAAGGGTCAGGCTGCCTATGCCGCGTCCAAGGGCGGCGTGGTGGGGATGTGTTTGCCGATGGCGCGCGATCTGGCGCAGGTTGGCGTGCGTGTCATGACAATTGCCCCGGGTATCTTCATGACGCCGATGCTGGCCGGGCTCAGCGACGAGATCCAGGCCGAGCTTGCTGCGGATGTGCCATGCCCCCGCAGGCTGGGCGAGCCCGCAGAATTCGCGCAACTGGCGGGTTTTATCGTCGAGGCCGGGTATCTGAACGGCGAAGTCATCCGCATTGATGGCGCGCTGCGGATGCGCTGA
- a CDS encoding ABC-F family ATP-binding cassette domain-containing protein: protein MARVPLLQLNEISLTFGGDPVFDGLSLVTQPGDRVALVGRNGSGKSTLMKVMAGTVDVDRGDVITGPGISVGYMEQDPDLSGFDTLGEFASHGLDPSEMYKVERAGAGLKFDPARPVATASGGERRRAALARIMADEPDLMLLDEPTNHLDIEAIAWLEEELRQSRKSYIIISHDRAFLRALTRATLWIDRGVVRRQEKGFDAFEAWRDTVWEEEDTQRHKLNRKIKAEARWAVEGISARRKRNQGRVRALQDLRAQRAAQIKRQGTAAMAFEAGPKSGRKVIEATNITKAFGDRTILTPFSLTIQRGDRIAFVGPNGVGKTTLLNMLIGRETPDAGDVKLGTNLDIALFDQARAQLDGDMSLWDSLTGDPEMRVSGKADQVMVRGQPKHVVGYLKEFLFDEAQARAPVRSLSGGEKARLLLAKLMARPSNLLVLDEPTNDLDVESLDLLQELLETYDGTVLLVSHDRDFLDRVAATTIAMEGDGRATVYAGGWSDYVSQRRTDGAPEAAKPKTSETPAAKGKPKPKTGLSFTEQHRLDALPEEMARLEAEIAKLVELLSDATLFTENPVKFQKATDALVARQALLEEAEEEWLMLEEKAQV from the coding sequence ATGGCCCGTGTTCCTCTTTTACAACTCAATGAAATCTCGCTGACCTTTGGGGGCGATCCAGTTTTTGACGGGCTGAGCCTTGTGACGCAGCCCGGTGACCGTGTGGCGTTGGTGGGGCGCAATGGGTCGGGCAAATCGACCCTGATGAAGGTCATGGCCGGCACTGTTGACGTCGACCGGGGTGATGTGATCACCGGTCCCGGCATATCCGTGGGGTATATGGAGCAGGACCCCGACCTGAGCGGTTTTGACACTTTGGGTGAGTTTGCGTCCCACGGTCTTGATCCATCCGAGATGTATAAGGTGGAACGTGCGGGGGCGGGGCTCAAGTTTGATCCCGCGCGCCCGGTTGCCACCGCCAGCGGGGGGGAGCGGCGGCGCGCGGCTTTGGCGCGCATCATGGCGGATGAACCGGACCTGATGCTGCTCGACGAGCCCACGAACCACCTTGATATCGAGGCGATTGCATGGCTCGAAGAGGAACTGCGGCAGAGCCGTAAAAGTTACATCATCATAAGCCACGACCGCGCCTTTCTGCGCGCGCTGACGCGGGCCACGCTCTGGATTGATCGCGGCGTGGTGCGGCGGCAGGAAAAGGGTTTTGATGCCTTTGAGGCATGGCGCGACACCGTCTGGGAAGAAGAAGACACGCAGCGCCACAAGCTCAACCGCAAGATCAAGGCCGAGGCCCGTTGGGCGGTCGAGGGGATATCCGCGCGGCGCAAGCGCAATCAGGGCCGTGTGCGCGCCCTGCAGGACCTGCGCGCGCAGCGCGCCGCGCAGATCAAGCGCCAGGGCACCGCCGCCATGGCCTTTGAGGCCGGTCCGAAGTCCGGGCGCAAGGTCATCGAGGCGACCAATATCACCAAGGCCTTCGGGGACAGAACCATTCTGACGCCTTTCTCGCTGACCATCCAGCGGGGGGACCGTATCGCCTTTGTCGGGCCGAACGGCGTGGGCAAGACGACCTTGCTCAATATGCTGATCGGGCGCGAGACCCCGGATGCGGGCGATGTCAAACTGGGCACCAATCTGGACATTGCGCTGTTTGATCAGGCGCGCGCGCAGCTTGATGGGGATATGAGCCTGTGGGACAGTCTGACGGGCGATCCGGAGATGCGCGTTTCAGGCAAGGCGGATCAGGTCATGGTGCGCGGGCAGCCCAAACATGTGGTCGGGTATCTCAAGGAATTCCTTTTTGACGAGGCACAGGCGCGCGCACCGGTCCGCTCACTGTCTGGCGGTGAAAAGGCGCGTCTGCTGCTGGCCAAGCTGATGGCGCGCCCGAGCAACCTTTTGGTGCTGGATGAGCCGACGAACGATCTGGATGTGGAAAGCCTCGATCTGTTGCAGGAACTGCTGGAAACTTATGACGGCACGGTTCTTCTCGTCAGTCACGACCGCGATTTTCTCGACCGGGTCGCCGCCACGACAATCGCGATGGAAGGCGATGGCCGTGCTACGGTCTATGCTGGCGGGTGGAGCGACTATGTCTCGCAACGTCGCACCGACGGCGCCCCGGAGGCTGCAAAACCCAAGACAAGCGAAACGCCCGCCGCCAAGGGTAAACCCAAGCCCAAGACGGGGCTGAGTTTCACGGAACAACACAGGCTCGATGCCCTGCCGGAGGAGATGGCGCGCCTTGAAGCAGAGATTGCAAAACTGGTTGAGCTTCTCAGCGACGCGACCCTTTTCACGGAGAACCCCGTCAAATTTCAGAAAGCAACGGATGCTCTGGTTGCGCGGCAAGCACTGCTGGAAGAAGCCGAAGAAGAATGGCTGATGCTTGAGGAAAAGGCGCAAGTCTAG
- a CDS encoding GNAT family N-acetyltransferase has product MERGRYRATLVHDGAVVARAQIFRAACFGVQATHDRDAYDPRCIHVLITETDSGAAVCCFRMLHLTPSDITQSYSAQFYDLSPLERYCGDMLEVGRFCLRPGCVDPDVLRLAWAVLTARVDALGVAFLFGCSSFQGTVPALYDACFALLAHRHIAPCQWLPGVKVAEHVALACNDSAGPDHKRAMTQTPPLLRSYLGLGAWVSDHAVIDRQMDTMHVFTGVEVALIPPARKRALRYLVGTQ; this is encoded by the coding sequence ATGGAACGCGGTCGGTACCGGGCTACGCTGGTGCATGATGGAGCTGTGGTTGCGCGTGCGCAGATCTTTCGCGCCGCGTGTTTTGGCGTGCAGGCGACGCATGACCGCGATGCCTATGACCCACGCTGCATTCACGTCCTGATCACAGAGACAGACAGCGGCGCGGCGGTGTGCTGTTTTCGCATGTTGCACCTGACCCCGTCGGACATAACGCAGAGCTATTCCGCGCAGTTTTATGACCTGTCACCGCTTGAACGTTACTGTGGAGATATGCTGGAGGTCGGGCGGTTTTGCCTGCGGCCCGGCTGCGTTGATCCGGATGTGCTGCGCCTTGCATGGGCGGTGTTGACGGCGCGGGTGGATGCTCTTGGGGTTGCGTTTCTGTTTGGCTGTTCGTCTTTTCAGGGGACGGTTCCGGCACTTTATGACGCCTGCTTTGCGCTGCTGGCCCATCGCCATATCGCGCCGTGCCAATGGTTGCCCGGCGTCAAAGTGGCCGAGCATGTGGCGCTGGCGTGCAATGATAGTGCAGGCCCGGATCACAAACGGGCCATGACGCAGACGCCGCCCCTGTTGCGCAGCTATCTCGGCCTTGGTGCCTGGGTCAGCGATCACGCGGTGATCGACCGGCAGATGGACACGATGCATGTCTTTACCGGGGTTGAGGTGGCGCTGATCCCACCCGCGCGCAAAAGGGCGCTGCGCTATCTGGTGGGGACGCAGTGA
- a CDS encoding outer membrane protein assembly factor BamE produces the protein MSMRIPQGYRFSKTARCVALAGVLVALVACGPTYRNHGYVPPQEDLDQIVVGIDTRSSVEETLGTSGSTSVLEDDALYFVRSRMRTVAMLDPEVVERQVVAVSFDDNGIVENVESFGLERGQIVSLTRRVTDSSVAGKSFLRQLVGNIGSFTPSGLGL, from the coding sequence ATGAGTATGCGAATACCGCAGGGATACCGGTTTTCCAAAACGGCGCGTTGCGTCGCCTTGGCGGGTGTTCTGGTCGCGCTTGTGGCCTGCGGTCCGACCTATCGCAATCATGGATATGTGCCCCCGCAGGAAGACCTGGATCAGATCGTGGTGGGCATCGACACGCGCTCGTCCGTGGAAGAGACGCTTGGCACATCCGGATCAACATCGGTGCTGGAAGATGACGCACTCTACTTTGTGCGCAGCCGCATGCGCACGGTCGCCATGCTGGACCCGGAAGTCGTCGAACGGCAGGTGGTCGCGGTGAGTTTCGATGACAATGGCATCGTCGAAAACGTGGAGAGTTTCGGGCTGGAGCGGGGACAGATCGTCAGTCTGACCCGCCGCGTGACTGATTCCAGTGTCGCAGGCAAATCCTTCCTGCGTCAGCTTGTGGGGAATATCGGCAGTTTTACACCGAGTGGTCTCGGCCTGTAG
- a CDS encoding YceD family protein, whose protein sequence is MTQSPPSPTALRVSGLSQNAPTPFELRPPKARLAELATELDLLGLRKLSFVGQISALGTADWQLDATLGATVVQPCAVTVEPVTTRIDVPVRRAYQKDFVEVDAPEAEILEDDTVEPLSMWIDPAEVMIEALLLNLPLYPRAPGAELGALSVSEPGVRPMTDEDARPFAGLAGLKEQLKDD, encoded by the coding sequence ATGACGCAATCACCGCCCTCGCCGACCGCTTTGCGCGTCAGTGGCTTGTCACAGAACGCGCCCACACCCTTTGAGCTGCGCCCGCCCAAGGCCCGGCTGGCTGAATTGGCCACGGAACTGGACCTGCTGGGCCTGCGCAAATTGTCGTTTGTCGGGCAAATTTCGGCACTTGGGACTGCAGACTGGCAGCTTGATGCAACTCTGGGGGCAACGGTTGTGCAGCCATGCGCCGTTACGGTTGAACCGGTGACAACGCGAATCGATGTGCCCGTCCGGCGCGCCTATCAAAAGGACTTTGTCGAGGTAGACGCGCCCGAGGCGGAAATTCTGGAAGATGACACCGTAGAGCCGCTATCAATGTGGATCGACCCGGCAGAGGTCATGATCGAGGCGCTCCTGCTGAACCTGCCGCTTTACCCGCGCGCGCCCGGTGCGGAACTCGGCGCGCTCAGCGTGAGTGAACCCGGCGTGCGCCCAATGACGGATGAGGATGCACGCCCCTTTGCCGGTCTGGCAGGGCTCAAGGAACAACTTAAAGACGACTGA
- the rpmF gene encoding 50S ribosomal protein L32, whose translation MAVQQNKVSKSRRNNRRAHDSLVAANPNECTNCGELKRPHHICAACGHYDDKEVVALTEEIDLEDDAA comes from the coding sequence ATGGCTGTTCAACAGAACAAAGTCTCCAAATCGCGCCGCAACAACCGTCGCGCGCACGATTCGCTGGTCGCAGCAAACCCGAATGAATGCACCAACTGTGGCGAGCTGAAACGCCCCCACCATATCTGTGCCGCCTGCGGACACTATGACGATAAAGAAGTCGTGGCGCTGACAGAAGAGATTGATCTGGAAGACGACGCAGCCTAA
- the plsX gene encoding phosphate acyltransferase PlsX, with amino-acid sequence MTAQTGQTQSQDARIIISVDAMGGDEGPAAVIAGCDVSARKNPDVFFILHGPEAEITALVNRRKSLQGRCEVRDATGVVTMDDKPSQVVRNSKGTSMWSAIEAVRDGSASVAVSCGNTGALMALSMIRLRKLPGVNRPAIAVLYPSSNQQGFNVLLDVGADIKADADDLLRYALMGMSYARNGLDLPRPRVGLLNVGTEEHKGRTELKEAFDLIKEQQEPAGFDFVGFVEGGDISGDLCDVIVTDGFTGNVAIKTGEGTANLVGNRLREAFRYTPLSRLASLLAYPSLRRLKKKIDPRRVNGGVFLGLNGTVVKSHGAADATGVSSAIKLAAQLAHIQFTDKLAARVAGLPAEEKTQ; translated from the coding sequence ATGACGGCGCAGACCGGTCAGACGCAATCACAGGACGCGCGCATCATCATCTCGGTAGATGCGATGGGGGGGGATGAAGGTCCCGCCGCCGTTATTGCGGGCTGCGATGTGTCAGCGCGCAAGAATCCGGATGTGTTTTTCATCCTGCACGGGCCAGAGGCGGAGATCACGGCACTCGTGAACCGCCGCAAATCATTGCAAGGCCGATGCGAAGTCCGCGATGCAACCGGTGTCGTCACGATGGACGACAAGCCCAGTCAGGTTGTGCGCAACAGCAAGGGCACCTCCATGTGGTCCGCCATAGAGGCCGTGCGCGATGGCAGTGCGTCAGTCGCCGTTTCCTGCGGGAATACCGGCGCGCTCATGGCGCTGTCCATGATCCGGCTGCGCAAACTGCCCGGTGTGAACCGTCCCGCGATTGCCGTGCTTTATCCTTCTTCCAATCAACAGGGCTTCAATGTGCTGCTTGACGTGGGTGCGGACATCAAGGCGGATGCCGATGATTTGCTGCGCTATGCGCTGATGGGTATGTCCTATGCGCGCAACGGTCTGGACCTGCCCCGCCCCCGGGTTGGATTGCTCAATGTGGGAACAGAGGAACACAAGGGCCGCACCGAACTCAAGGAAGCCTTTGACCTGATCAAGGAACAGCAGGAGCCGGCGGGATTTGATTTTGTCGGCTTCGTGGAAGGCGGCGATATTTCGGGTGATCTGTGTGATGTGATCGTGACAGACGGTTTCACCGGCAACGTCGCGATCAAGACCGGCGAAGGCACGGCGAACCTTGTGGGCAACCGTCTGCGCGAGGCTTTCCGCTACACGCCCCTGTCGCGACTGGCCTCGCTGCTGGCCTATCCGTCGCTGCGCCGTCTGAAGAAAAAGATCGACCCCCGCCGTGTGAATGGCGGCGTTTTTCTGGGGCTGAACGGCACGGTCGTGAAATCCCACGGGGCCGCCGATGCTACCGGCGTGTCATCCGCAATCAAACTCGCGGCACAACTGGCGCATATCCAGTTCACCGACAAACTTGCGGCCCGCGTTGCCGGTCTGCCCGCAGAGGAGAAAACCCAGTGA
- a CDS encoding beta-ketoacyl-ACP synthase III, whose product MTLRAVVTGVGHYLPDRIVPNSEFEKTLDTNDEWIRARSGIERRHFAAEGETTASMAAAASRAALSMAGAEAQDVDAIIVATSTADLTFPSAATMVQAELGMTRGFAFDVQAVCAGFVFALSNANALILSGQARRVLVIGAEAFSRIMDWTDRSTCVLFGDGAGAVLLEAQDGTGTSADRGILSTDLNSDGRHKDLLYVDGGVSTGTTGYLRMQGNQVFRHAVEKLAATATTALERAGVSASDVDWVVPHQANIRIIQGTAKKLGVSMDRVVVTVQDHGNTSAASIPLALSVGHARGQIKQGDLVVTEAIGGGLAWGAVVLRW is encoded by the coding sequence GTGACGCTGCGTGCCGTTGTAACGGGTGTCGGACATTACCTGCCCGACCGTATCGTGCCCAATTCCGAGTTCGAAAAGACGCTGGATACCAATGACGAATGGATTCGCGCACGCTCCGGCATTGAACGTCGGCATTTCGCCGCCGAGGGTGAGACAACCGCGAGCATGGCCGCCGCCGCCAGCCGCGCCGCACTCAGCATGGCAGGGGCAGAGGCGCAGGATGTGGATGCGATCATCGTCGCAACCTCGACGGCGGATCTGACCTTTCCCTCCGCGGCAACCATGGTGCAGGCCGAGCTTGGCATGACGCGCGGGTTTGCCTTTGACGTGCAGGCCGTCTGCGCAGGCTTTGTCTTCGCGCTGAGCAATGCCAATGCGCTGATCCTCTCCGGTCAGGCCAGACGGGTGCTGGTAATTGGTGCCGAGGCCTTCAGCCGCATCATGGACTGGACGGATCGCTCGACCTGCGTGCTCTTTGGCGACGGCGCGGGCGCTGTGCTGCTCGAAGCGCAGGACGGCACGGGCACCTCTGCGGATCGTGGTATTCTGTCTACCGATCTGAATTCCGACGGGCGACACAAGGATTTGCTCTATGTGGATGGCGGTGTCTCGACGGGCACGACCGGATATCTGCGCATGCAGGGCAATCAGGTGTTCCGCCATGCGGTTGAAAAACTGGCCGCCACCGCGACCACAGCGCTTGAGCGCGCAGGCGTGAGCGCGTCAGATGTGGACTGGGTCGTGCCGCATCAGGCGAACATCCGCATCATTCAGGGCACCGCCAAAAAACTTGGCGTGTCCATGGATCGGGTCGTGGTCACCGTGCAGGATCACGGTAATACCTCTGCCGCATCGATTCCCCTTGCCCTGTCGGTGGGCCATGCACGCGGGCAGATCAAACAGGGCGATCTGGTGGTCACCGAAGCCATTGGCGGAGGATTGGCCTGGGGTGCGGTTGTCCTGCGCTGGTAA
- the ihfA gene encoding integration host factor subunit alpha — protein MAEKTLTRMDLSEAVFREVGLSRNESAQLVESVLEHLSDALVNGEQVKISSFGTFSVRDKSARVGRNPKTGEEVPINPRRVLTFRPSHLMKDRVANGNKS, from the coding sequence ATGGCCGAGAAAACACTGACCAGAATGGACTTGAGTGAGGCGGTTTTTCGCGAGGTCGGGTTGTCTCGAAACGAAAGCGCGCAGTTGGTGGAATCAGTGTTGGAGCACCTCTCCGATGCGCTGGTGAATGGCGAACAGGTCAAGATTTCATCCTTCGGCACCTTTTCGGTGCGCGATAAATCAGCCCGTGTCGGGCGCAATCCCAAGACCGGCGAAGAGGTTCCGATCAACCCGCGCCGCGTGCTAACGTTCAGGCCCTCTCACCTGATGAAAGACCGCGTAGCCAACGGCAACAAGTCCTGA